The genomic interval TCTGGTGATGGACGGCGGACGCATTGTCGAGCGGGGAGACCACGCGACTCTCCTCGCCCGGGCCGGGCTGTACCGCCGCCTGTACGACCTCCAGTTCGACGCGGGGGCCCTGGCCGGCAGCACGTGACCGCGAAACCCGTCCGGCATCGCTTGGAGTACGGAGCCTTCAGTTTGGTCACCGCGCTCTTCTTCGTGATGCCCGAAAGGGGTGCCGTTGCGCTTGCGACCTTCTTGGGATGGCTGGCGGGCAGCGTGCTGCGGATTCGGCGAACGGTGGTCGACGAGCACCTCGTGCTTGCGTTCCCCGATCGACCTCGCGGCTGGAGGAATCGCGTGGCGCGCGCCAGCTACGTGCATCTCGCGCGCGAGTGGATGGCCACGTTCCGGCTCACGCGACTGGATCGGGACAAGATTCTCTCTCGCACGAACATGGTCGGCTTCGACGCGTTCAAGGCGGCGGTCGAGGAGGGGAAGGGCGTGGTGCTCATGACCGGACACCTCGGGAACTGGGAGTTCTGTGCGGCGGGCTTCACCGCGAGGGGTATTCCCCTGGACGCGGTCGCGAAGAGCATGGCCAATTCGGAGTTCGGCGCCGCGTTGATCGAGGCGCGCGAGCGGATCGGGATGGGCGTCATCGACGTGGACGAGGCGCCGCGAGGGGTGCTGCGAAGTCTGCGCGCGGGGCGCGTCGTGGCGATGCTGGCCGATCAGAACGCCCATCGCGGCGGGATTTTCGTGCCGTTCTTCGGGAAGCTCGCGTCGACGGCGCGGGGTCCGGCTGTCTTCGCGCTCCGCACCGGTGCTCCTATGTTTCTGGGCATCCCGCTTCGCGATCCGGGTTGGAAGCAGGAGTACACGGTCGAGCTGCGCCGCATCGACTTCCAGCCGTCCGGCAGCCTCGATGCGGACGTGCAGGCGCTGACCGCGGTACACACGGCGGCGCTGGAGCAGGCCATAGGGGAGGCTCCGGAGCAGTACTTTTGGCAGCACAAGCGCTGGAAAAAGCGCCCTGAGGGGGAGCCGCTGAAGGAGGGGGAGCCGCTGTAGGAGCGATGGAACTTCGGAACGCAGGAACCGCGCTTGTGCCTCCCGGTATAAGCCGTCGATCGGTGACTCGGGACTCCGTGCACCGGCGACGGCTAGGTTGATCCCTCACGGCGATGACGGCCCCGTGATCTACGTCTGCATCCCAGCGCACAACGAAGCCTCGACCATCGGCGTCCTTCTGTGGAAGGTGCGTCGCGTTCTCGGCGAGTTCGATCGGGACTACCGGATCGTCGTGCACGACGATGCGTCCACGGACGATACCCAGGCGGTGCTCGAACGCTACAGGCGGGCGGTACCGCTCACGGTCCTCAAGTCCGACGAGCAGATCGGCTACAGCGCCTCGGTGGAGAAGCTGCTCCGTCACGTCGTGAAGGAGGCGCCCTACCCAAAACGTGATTGCGCTGTCGTGCTGCAGGGGGACTTCACGGAAGATCCCGAGGACGTCGTGGGGCTCGTAAGGGTGCTCGAGGGCGGGGCCGACATCGTCGCGGGAGCGATCGAGGAGGGTGATCGCCCTCTGCCGCGCGCGGTCCGCCTGGTTCGCGCGCTTGCGCGCGCGCTTCTGCGTGGCGTGGTCGCGCGGGCGCCCGTGTCGGACCCCCTGAGCGGCTTGCGCGCCTACCGGGTGATCGTGCTCAAGAAGGCGCTGCGCGATCGCCCGGTGGAGGAGCCGCTCTTGGAGTCGGAGGGGTGGGCCTCGAACGTCGAGCTGCTCGGCAGGCTCGCGCCCCACGCACGCCGCATCGCCGAGTCGCCGCTCGGACTCCGCTATGACCTACGGCTACGCGAGTCGCGCTTCAGGCCTTGGAAGACCTTCATGGATCTGGCCCGCCTGCGCGGGGCGACTCTGTGGTCTTCGCTCGGCACGGAAACGGTATGAGTGCCGTCGTGCTGCGCGGCAGGTGGGCTGTGCTCGGCGGCCTCGCGCTGTCCGCGCTCGTTCTTCCGCCGTCGTTGCTCTCACAAGACAACGAGGATGCGCGGGACCCCGTGGCGACTCTCGACAGCCTCGCCGCCCTATACCCGACGAACGAGCTCGCGGCCGCGGTTCCGTTCGGGCCCGGGGAGCAGATGCGCTACCGGGTCGAGATCGGTTGGTTCGACGTTGGCGAAGGCCACATGACGGTCGAGGCGCTCGACAGCGTGCGCGGCAACAGCACCTACCGCGCGACGATGGAGATCGACGCCGGCATACTGGGCCTCAGAGTGCACGATATCTACACGACGTTCTTCGACGTGAGCACGCTGCAGAGCTGGCGGTTCCTGCGCGAGATGAACCAGGTGACGTACCACGCAACCCGTCACTACGAGTTCTATCCCGAAGAGGGCATTTGGGAGAACGAGGACAAGGAAGAGGGGCACAAGGACAGGTTCGGTCCGCTCGGGTCGTCCCTCCCGCTCGACGACATCTCCCTTATCTACTTCCTGCGCCAGATGCCGCTCGAGGTAGGAAAGACCTACACGCTGTCGCGCTACTTCAAGAAGGACGGTAACCCGCTCGTGATCAAGGTCCTGCGCAAGGAACGGAAAAAAGTCGACGCTGGCGAGTTCGACTGCATCGTCGTGCAGCCGATCATCCAGACGAGCGGCATGTTCTCCGAGGGTGGCGAAGCAGAGATCTGGCTCAGCGACGACGACCGTCGGCTGATGGTCTACATGAAGAGCAATATCCAGGGTTTCCCGGGCGCGCTGGAGCTGTACCTGAAGGAGTATCGGCCGGGCGTGCCCCTGCACCCCGACTCGAGGGTGGAGGCTGCGGAGGCTAGGGAAGCCCGCGCCGAGGCAGACGCAGCCGTCGGTCGGTGACGGGCGGGCTAGCTCGAGACTCGCTCTTTCTCCGCGGTAGCTCGTCGACGCCAATGGCGATCCGATGGGGATGAGACGGGTCCGGACCAAGATGGTCTGGCTGCTCGTCCTCCCGTTTCTCTGGTTTGCGCAGCCCACGCGCGGACTGCTCATTCTCGGCGCTGCGCTCGCCGCCGGTGGCTTGTTCATCCGCGGCTGGGCCGCGGGAACCATCCGCAAAGACGAGGACCTCACGACCTCGGGCCCGTACGCGTACATGCGGAATCCGCTGTACGTCGGCAGCTTTCTCATCGGGCTCGGCGTCACGCTCGCGGGTGGGCACTGGATCTGGCCCGCGCTCTTCTTCGCTTTCTATGTCGGCGTGTACGGGCGCACGATGTCCCAAGAGACCGAACTGCTCACCCAACTCTTCGGTGATCGCTTCTTATCCTACGCGCAGAACGTGCCGGCGCTGCTACCTAGGCTGACGCCGTATCGACCGGAACAGTCCGACGTGGCCGGCGGCTTCCGCCTGGCCCAGTACAAGCGCAACAATGAGTGGGAAGCGCTGCTCGGGGCGGGCGCCGCGTTCGCGTTTCTCGCTACGAAGCGGATGTGGCTCGGCTGAGTAGCTCTACGCTCTGCACCGACCCACCCCTCGGTGTGCCACGCTCCCGGACCGTCCAGCGTCGGCAACGTGTCCAACTTCGGATGCGGCCACGGCGTCACGTACCAGTACCAGCTCTCGTAGCCACCGCCCATCGGCGCCATCCCGATGCCGATGGTTTTCGACGCATGTGAGTCCTCTCCCCGTTCGACCGTGACGAGCGTCGCGATATCGAAGTGGTGGGGCCAGCAGCCACTCATGTCCCTCCTCTCGCGTCTTCCCGGCGAGCGGAAGCGAGCCGAGCGGCTCGTCGGTTTGGTCGAGCAACAGGAGGGTCAGGTCCGCAGGCCGTAGCCCCACGCGGAAGGGGTATGCACCCGCGAACGGCTCTCCCATGAACTCTCGTCGAGACGCGTCCCACGTCATGGCACGGTGGCTGTCGTCCTCGCGGGGTTCCGCGAAGCTCTGGCCGGCCGCGGCGATGAACTGGGCAGCCCAGTGGAGCTCGAGCGTCGCGTTCGTGAGATCGGCTGGTGCGACCGCCCCGAGGCGGGTCCAGGCGTCGGATGCCGACATTCGAGGTCCTCCAAAGGGGCTACACGAGAGCTACTACACGCGTACGTATCGCTCCATCGCGAGCGACACTTTCTCCAACACGGCATCCACAGTGATGCGTTGCATGCCCTCGCGATACGTCGACGTGACGGGGTATTGCTCACCAGGGTACTCGGCGTACCCGTCCACGATGAGATCCTCGAAGGCGCGATACGGTCCCAGCCGCTTCGGGTTCGTGTAGCCGTACAGCCCCACGACTGGCGTTTCGAGTGCGCGACTTATGTGCAGCGGGCCGGTATCTGGGCTGATGAGCAGCGCGCTCCCCTCGAGGATCCACACGAGCTTTCTGACATCGTCACCGAGTGCGTCGACGACGCTCGCACCGGTCGATGCGATCACCTCGTCGGCGATGCGCCGCTCGACGGGTGAGGGCCCGCCGATGATGACCGGCCGCAGACCGTGCTCGCTCTCGATCTGCTCCAGCACGCGAGCATAACCCTCGGCGTTCCAGTTCTTCTCGAGCTTGCTCGTGCCCAGCACCACCGCGCAGGCCGGCCGGTCGAGCTCGGTGAAAAAAGCGGTCTGCGCCGCGCGCTCCTCCTCGGAAAGACGAATGTCCCACGCCAACGGCTCGGGGTCGACGCCCAGGTACTCCAGGAACTCCAAGTACTGATCCTGGACGTGACGTTGACCTCTGGCGGGAATGCGCCGGTTCGTGAAGAGCCACTGCGCGTCCCGCGCGCGGGCGCGGTCGAAGCCGAGCTTCACGTCCGCGCTGGTCATTGCCGTGATCACGCCTGCCTTGAAGTAGACCTGCAAGCCGATGAGCAGATCGAAGTGGCGCCCGGCCATGGCGCGCCGCACGTCCAGGAATGCCTTCAACCCCCCGAGCCCGCGCCGGCGATGGAAGATCACGAAGTCATCGATCGCCGGATGGCCGTCGACGAGCTGGTGCGGAACAGGCTGGATCACCCACGTGATGCGGCACTCGGGCCACGCTCGCTTGAGGGCGTTCGCTACCGGCAGCACGTGTACCGCGTCGCCGAGCGCAGAGAGCATCACCATGCACACCTCGCGAGGCGGCGGTCCCGACCAGGCAGAAGTCATTAGTGCCCCGTCCCGGACACTAGCTCTCCCCGAAGCCGTCACGAAGCGCTCGCCAACACCCGTCCGATAGCTCGACGGCGTGCCGATCAGCGAGCCTTCGCAGGGAGCGCTCGAGCCGCCCACGCATGAAGTGGTGGGGGCCGGGAGCCGCCTGTGGCAGGATGTTGCAGCGATCCAGGTCGATCACGTGCGCCTCAATCTCTCCGAGGTGAATGCGAAGGAGGATGTTGCCGGCGTTGACGTCCGGATGCAGGACACGCGCGTCCTCCAGCTTGCGGACGACCTTCCCCGCGACGTGGAGGGCCTTCTCGACATCGACCTGGCTATCGCTGTTCCCGAAGAGGAGGTCTGCGAGACTTTCCGCGTCCGGGATGAGTTCGGTCGCGAGGTCGGCTCGATAGAACATGCCGGCGGAGTACGTGGCCCCGGCCACGACCGCCGGGGTCGGAACTCCCCGTTTCCGGGCTTCCACGCTCGCTTTCAGCTCGCGGACCGGACGGCTGTCCCCCCCCGCGGCTAGATATCGGTCGTCCAGGTACCGTGCCACCGCGCCGCCCCTACGGTAGTGACGCACCGCCCAGTGGTCCCGGCGGTCGGGGCCGAGCGTGGGGGCCGGAACCGCGTGGACCGTGCCGCGGCCGGTGAAGGACACTACGTGGTCATGTCCGGCTGCCCACCCGTGCAGAGTGTTCCCCCCTGCGAGGGTCGCGGCGAGCCAGTCCGCGCCGGCGGACCACACGAAGCCCTCCGAGTCGATGTCGGAGCGCACCTCGTATCCCTCCGCGCCACGGAGGATCACGCCTCCGCGGCCTCGTCGGAATCCTCGATGAGGAAGATCCCGGGGCCCTGGAGCGTCTGTCCCTTCACTTTGACGCGAAAGGTGTACTGTCCGGCGTGCGGGAAGACGACGCCTTCCATGGGCATGATGAGCTGACTTCGCGACGGCGGGTGCCCAGGCGCTTGCGCACGCACCTGGGTCTCGCCCTCGACCGTGAGAGAGATGTTGCCCTCATCGTCCTCCAGGTCTGCCTTGAAGAGATAGCGGCCCTCGTCGCTCGCGTCCCATTCGAGCACGAGCACGAGGACCAACTGGTCCTGCTGAGCCGGAAAGCCTGGCGCGGACAGGTCGCTGTAGACGCCGTGCAGGTCGATCTTCCCCTCAGGGGTCGGACGCGCGTCGTCGCAGATCGCGGAGAAACGGATTTGAGCGCTCATGATTCGCTTTGAGAAGGCTCTTCGGGAGCGACGCCCCACCCGCCGCCGCCAGGCGACCGGATGCTGATCACGTCGCCGGCGCTGACTGAGAATGTCGTTTTCCCGGGAAGGCGCTCCTCCACTCCGTCACGGATGAGGACGTTCTCGCCTGGCGCGCCGTCTTCACCCCCCTGAGCGCCGGCCGGACCGACGGTCCGTCGTTCGCACAGGAGCGTCACGCGGGCCGGGGCCAGCAGCATGAGGTCGCGCCTCAGGCCGTCCCCACCTCGGTGGAGCCCCGCACCGCCCGAGCCCCTCCGGATGCCGTAGTGGGTCACGCGGTAGGGATACGCGTGCTCGAGTGCCTCGATCGGCGTGTTGAGCGAGTTGGACATGTGGCAGTGCACACCGGAGAGGCCGGGTCCCGTCGGGCCCGCGCCCATCCCCCCTCCCACCGTTTCGTAGTATGCGAAGGCCTTGCCGTTGCGGGGGTCGACGCCACCCACCGTGATGTTGTTCATCGTGCCTTGAGACAGCGCCGGCATAAGCTCGGGAAGCGCGACCCCGAAGGCCCGCATGAGCACGTCGGTGATGCGCTGACTCGTCTCGACGTTTCCAGCCGCGACCGATGCCGGTAGCGCCGCGTTTACGAGGGACCCGTCGGGCAGCTCCATCGTGACCGCGGACATCGAGCCGCCTCCCGCTGGGAGCGGCTCACCGAGCAACGCCTCCACGACGCACCGGACGACATAGCGGACGGCCGAAGACGTGATCGCGGCGACCGCGTTGATGCCGCCGGGCACCTGGGGTGACGTCCCGGTGAAGTCGATGACGAGCCTCGGGCCTTGCACGGTCAGCGAGACCCTGATCGGGACCGGTCCCGAGCCGAAGCCGTCATCTTCCATGAAGTCCTCGGCCTCGTACCGCCCATCGGGAATCATCTCGAGCCCGGCCTCGACCAGGCGATCGGCATACTCGATGAGCGCGTCCATGGCAGCGAGGGTGTCGTCGACCCCGCGCCGTTGGGTAATCTCGAGCAGCCGGGTCGAACCCGCGTGCAGCGCCCCGAGCTGAGCGTCGAGGTCCCCAGCGCGCTCCACGGGCGTGCGTACATTGGCGAGCAGCGTCTTCCACAGGTCGTCGTTCAAGACGCCCGCGCGGTACAGTCTCACCGGAGGGATGCGAATGCCCTCCTCGAAGATCTCCCTCGCGAGTGGCATCGAGCCCGGTGTGGAGCCACCGACGTCACTGTGGTGCGCGCGCGAGGCCACGTAACCGAGCAGGCGGGTCTCGGGGCCGTGGACCGCTGAGATGAGCGTGATGTCCGGCAGGTGCGTCCCGCCCCGGAACGGATCGTTGACGCATACCACGTCGCCCGGGTCCAGGCTCCCGAGCTCCTCGAGGGCCGCCTCCACGCTCATCGGCATCGCACCGAGGTGCACCGGCATGTGGTCGCCCACCGAGACCGCGGACCTGGCCGGATTGAAGAGCGCGCACGAGTAATCCTGGCGCTCTTTGATGTTCGGCGAGAACGAGGCGCGCTTCAGGGCGGCGCCCATTTCTTCCGCCAAGGCAGTGAAGAGATGGCGGAAGACTTCGAGCGCGACTGCGTCGGACGCCGAGGGTATGGACACGTGTATGGCTTGGGTTTGGCCGATAAGGTGATCGCGGTTACGTTATCAGGCTAATGAAGAAACCTAGCTAATGAAGACCACAAACGGCGCGCGGAATGCGCGCTCATGAAACGATAAGCGGAGACTGGTTTGGGCAAAGAGAAACTCATGGAGCGGGCACGCGACGAGCTGTTTAGCCACATCAACCGTTGCGGCGTCCTGCAGGCCGAAGATGACGACAAAAAGCATTGGATGGATGAGACCATCGACTATATCGGCGAGCGTTACCCCGATCTGACCGATGGCGATTTGACGGGTCTCCGCGAGATCGGAATCCGATTCTGCCAGCCGGCCATCCCGCATGGCGCCGGCAGTGCCTCGAAGAAGCTGGACGACGCAACCGTGGCGTAACGCCGGTTCGCGAACTTCACGCAGGGGCGCGGGGAGCCGCGGGGAGCCGCGGGGAGCCTATGGGGCCTCCCGTGCCCCCTTTTTTTAGCTTCTGACTTTCAAGACGTTCGTGCTCGCCCAGCGGCGGCGAATCCTCCCAAATCCTCGGCTTTTTGTGTCGGCTTTTTGGGTGGCGAGGAGTTGGCTTCCCGCATATACTTCCGGCCGCTCGTCGCTGGATTTACCGAGGAGGACTCCATGGGCAGTAGGCGTAATTTCATCAAGACGTCGGCGGGAGTGGGTGCGGTCGCGGCTCTCGGCGTGTTTCCCAAGAGCCTGCAAGGCGCGCCGGCCGTGGTGATTCGCCGGGTGACGCCGACGTGCGTCGCGTCCGCGAACGGACTCCGTGCGGTCAGCCGGGCGATCGAAGAGCTCGCGAACGGAGCGGAAACGATCGACGCGATCGTGCGTGGCGTGAACCTCGTGGAAGAAGACCCGAACGACACGTCGGTCGGGTACGGGGGACGGCCCAACCAGGACGGGGTCGTCCAGCTCGATTCCTCCCTCATGCACGGACCCACGCGCGGTGCCGGTGCGGTCGCCGCGATCGAGGGTGTCAAGCGACCTTCGCTCGTCGCGCTCGACGTGATGCGCTACACCGATCACCACTTGCTCGTAGGTGAGGGTGCGCAGCGCTTCGCGAGGTCGATGGGGCACAAGATCGAGGATCTGCTGACCGAGGAAACCCGTCGACGTTGGATCGAATGGAGGGCGCGCCTGAGCGATCAGGACGACTACCTGATGCCGGCGGAGTCCAGCGAGCGTGTGACGCGGTTCCGCGAGCCTGAAGAGTTCGGCGACAGCCTGCTCGACTCTCACGACGGCTTTCGCCCTCAGGGTACCATCAACTGCGACATTGTCGACGCGAACGGCGACCTGTCCTCGGTCACCACGACCTCGGGTCTCGCGTATAAGATCCCCGGTCGCGTGGGCGACTCCGCCATCATCGGCGCGGGCCAGTACTGCGACAACGACGTGGGGGCCGCCGGATCGACGGGACGCGGCGAGGCGGTCATCAAGACGTGTGGCAGCTACACGGTCGTCGAGTTCATGCGCAACGGCATGCATCCGAAGGACGCGTGCCTGGAAGCGCTTCGCCGAATCGTGCACGTGACCGTGGAGTCCCGTCTCATTCGGGAGGACGGCCTTCCCAACTTCGGCGTGAACTACTATGCCGTGAACAAGAACGGTGAGTACGGCGGCGCCGCGATCTATTCGGGCGCGCGGTTCGCCGTGAGCGTGGACGGAGACTCGAGGCATGAGGACTCCGCCTATCTCTTCGAGCGCGCGCAATGACGGATGTGCTGCAGATAGACGACGAAAAGCGAGTGCTGAAGCAGTACTATGGCGGTGTCCAGATGGACTCCCCGAACGGGGGCTTCCTCATGGTACTCGGAATCCGACCTGGCGAGGGCGGCACCGCAGTGTGCTTGCTGGAGTGCAGCGTCTCGTCGCTCCGCTACCGGATCGTGATCCCCAAGGCCACGAAAACCGAGCGCAGGAAGGTCAAGGACGTACTGGATGCGGGCGACGATCCCGACTGTCCGCGCCATGGCCCTGGCACGCGCCTCGTCCGGGCAGGGAAGAACTTCGTCTGCAACTCCTGCGGAGTGGCGTATGCCCGCGCATAGCGGTCCGCGGAAGGCATCGAACCGTCTCATTTCCAGGGTGGTACGAGCTAAATCCGCGCATTAGATTGCTCTAGAAATCTCTCATTCGCGTCGACCTGCGGCGGTCGGCAAGGAGCTTCCTACATGCCCGACCGATTCCTCAGTTCAGAGGAATACGACGAGCAGGCGCACAAGCTCTACAATGATGGCGACTATGACGGGGCCCTCGAGATGCTAAAAGAGGGCCTCTCATTATATCCCAACGACGTTGAGCTCTACGTCGGCCTGGGATATGCGCGATTGGCGAGAGAGGAGTATGCCTGGGCTCGGAAGGCTTTCGAGCAGGCGGCCGTCCTAGATGGCGCCCACGAAGATGCCTTGGTCGGCCTCGGCGAGACCTTGCTCCGTTTCGGTGAGCAAGAGCGCGCGCTGAAGCTCTTCGATGAAGTCGCGGCCATGGGGTACGATGACGACATCGAGCTCATGCTCACGATGGGGCGCGCGCTGTACCGCGAGGCGCTCTATTCCCAGTGCCGAGACGTCTTCGCGAAGGCCGCCGCCGCCCGACCCGATAGCGCAGATGCCGCTGCCTCGCTCGGCTATGCGCTGCATCGACTCGGAGACGATGTCGGCGCGGGTCGCCAGATTCGCAGGGCGCTACGCCTCGATCCCGACCTGCACGAGGCGCGCGTCTATCTCGGTCACCTCTTGTACGACCGGGGCGACTGGGAAGGCGCGCTGCGCGAGCTCGAGCGTGTGCCCCCGCAGGAGCACTGGGATGCGCTTGCCGTGTGGAGGCTCATGGAGCTGAAGCGCGCGCTTTGGCATCTGGACGCCGGTGACTCACGGTTGTCGCCGTGGGAGCGGCGTCTGCGGGAACTCGAAGATCTCGACGACCCGATCGATCGGCTCTTGGCCGAGGTCGAGTCGCAGATGCGAGGCGCGGAGCCCGGTGCCTACTTCGATCCCAGCCAGCTCGAACTCTTCGAGCGGAGCCAGTCGGGAGAGTCGGAGGGCCGACACGTCGTGCGGCTCACGGACGGACACCAGGTGCGTGGGACCTGGCATGAAATTGTTCGACAGATGAGAGACCAGGCAGGCTTTTCGCATGAGACGATTGCACACTACATGCGTCGACTCGCGGAGCGCTGGCATGAGCAGAGTGGTGTGGAGATCCCGTTCGCCGACCCCGAGTCGTTCCTGAGAGCCGCCGTCGAGGCGGGGTTGGTGCGGCTGGAGGTCGAATCGGAGGAGTGATGGGCGAGACCGAACAAGTACTCTCGAGGTTCTACGGCGTACTCGTCGACGAGATTCGTGCGCAACGGCCCGACGATCTCACGGGGCCGTTCACGGTCGCGGAGATCTACCAGAACCTCGTTCCGTACGGTTCGCACCGCGACCGCATCGGTGTGGAGATGAACGGTGACTACGAAGACGCTCTGCTGCGTCTGCTCGCGGGGGAGGGCGGCTACCTGATCCTCGAGTCCGAGGCGGCGCTCCGGAACCTGCGCGAAGAGCTCGAGTCCTCGAACCCCAACACCGGCCTGTACCGCGAGTATGCTGCTGTGGACGTGCGCCTCAATTCCGACCGGCTCGGTGGACAGGAGGTCGCTTCCCAGGAGGTCCCCGTGGACGATCCGAGCTCGGACGAGCCGGAGGGCGATGTCGACGCGGGCCTTGTCAGCGCCGCCGGGGACGAGTCGGCTGAGGAGGCGTCGGAATCCGAGTCCGACGGCGAACCGCTGACCGCCTGCCGCTGGTGCCGGGCCGATCTCCCGCAGAGGGGCACGCTGAACTTCTGCCCGTTCTGCGGCATGGACGTGCACGTCGTGCCCTGTCTGGGGTGCGGCGAGGAGTTGGCGCCGGAGTGGCGTTTCTGCGCGGCCTGCGGCGCCGAGGTCCAAGCTTGAGAGGAGCGCTCCGTCAGAGGCCCTTTCTCTGTGCGCTCCTGATCGCCGCCGCCGGCACGTCGTGTCAGGTGGACTCCGAGTTGCAGCCGGATGAAGTGCTGCGCTCGGAACTCGGATTGACCGATCGTGACGAGGTTCACCGTGTGGTAATCACGGGAGGGGACGTCGAGCTGGCCGAGCCGCAGGCCACCACTATTCAGCCCGGAGCCTACCTGGAGTTCGTGACGGGTGACTGGTTCGTGCATGAGATCATCTTCGAACTCGACTCCTTGCTTCCGGAAGCTCGGGCGTTCTTGGAGAGAACGGACCAGGTCGCGTCGCCTCCGCTACTGCGGTTGGACAGCAGGTACGTGGTGGACTTCGAGGGTGGCCCTCCCGGCCGGTATCCGTTCGTCCTGGAGGGCAGTGGCGCCGCGGGGCACGGGGTGGTAGTGGTCAAAGTGAAACCCTCAGAAGGCTGTTGAAGAAGTACAGTGGGTCGCGCACATGGTGCTTGCGCGCGTTCAGGCAAGGAACGACGAGGAGTCGTAGCAGGGCGGGCACCGCCGCCGAAGGCGGTGGTCCGACGAGGAGAGACGATGGATCAACCGCGCAACCACCATGTGCCCAACACCGTGGCTGATAGGAACATACGAGTCTGTGGGTTGGGGTGGCACGGCCCCATCTCCGTCGTTGGAGCTCCTAGCCGTAGCGACGGCTATGGCGTCGTTGCTCCGCGACCCGCGCGTTGCGCGTGTGCCCTCTGGGGCCGTGGCATCCCGGGGACCCGTGCGTTAGCACGGGTGGCGGCCCGCTGTACTTCTTCAACAGCCTTCTAATGCCCAGAGTCGCGCTCATTCCCGGAGACGGTATCGGCGTCGAGGTCGTGCGCGAGGCTCGCCGCCTGCTGGAGGCGTTGAACGCGCCCGAGGGTCTCGGCTTGCAGCTGGACGACTGGGACCTCGGTGCGGAGCGGTACCTGCGCGAGGGTGTCACGATCACGGACGAGGAGTTTGCTGCGCTCGCCGAGTACGATGCCGTGCTCTTGGGGGCCCTGGGTGACCCACGCGTGCCCGGCAACGAGCACACGAAGGACATTCTGCTCGGCATGAGGTTCAAGCTCGACCTGTACGTGAACTTCCGGCCGTGCGTGCTGCTTTCGCCGGAGCTCTCGCCGCTCAGAGATCTAGCGGGCCCGCTGCGTTTGGAGCTCTTCCGCGAGAACACTGAGGGTGCCTATACGGGTATGGGGGGTAGCTTCAAGACGGGAACACCGGACGAGGTCGCGATCGAGGAAGACGTCAACACGCGAAAGGGGGTGGAGCGGATCATCCGGGCGGCCTTCGAGTTCGCGGACTCCCGTGGGCGTGGTCGCGTGACCTTGGTGGACAAGGCCAACGTCCAGAGGCATGCGGGCGGTCTTTGGCGTCGCGTCTTCGCGGAAGTGGGCGCCGGCTATCCGGACATAGACCAGGACGCGATGTATGTCGATGCCATGGTCATGGATCTGGTCCGGCGACCGGAGCGCTACGAAGTCATCGTAACGTCGAATCTCTTCGGTGATATCCTGAGCGATCTCGCCGCAGAAGTGACGGGCGGGCTGGGTCTCGCTCCTTCGGCCAATATCCATCCAGGACGGAACGCGCTGTTCGAGCCCGTGCACGGATCTGCCCCGGACATCGCGGGCACGGGAACCGCGAACCCCATTGGGGCGATTCGTTGCGTTTCGCTCATGCTCGACCACTTTGGTCGTTCTGACCTTGCGGAGCGTGTGGAGGCTGCGGTTGCCGCCTCGGTAGCAGCGGGGAGGACTACCCCCGACCTGGGGGGGAAGCACTCGACGGAAGATGTCGGCCAGTGGATCACCGCGCATGTCGCGGGCCTCCGTGCCGCGAGCAACTAGAAGCGGACCGAGACATCTGACGGGGTGAACCGGCGGCGCCCTCGGGGGGTAGTTTGTGGTCCACGATTCTTGCATCTGATTCCCGCTCGAGCTGAGGCCCAATGCCAACCCAAGGCCACCCTCGCGACGTCGTTGTTCTCTCCGGCAAGCGAACCGGGTTTGGCACTTTCGGCGGATCGCTCAAGGACTTCACGGCCACCG from Gemmatimonadota bacterium carries:
- a CDS encoding lysophospholipid acyltransferase family protein; amino-acid sequence: MTAKPVRHRLEYGAFSLVTALFFVMPERGAVALATFLGWLAGSVLRIRRTVVDEHLVLAFPDRPRGWRNRVARASYVHLAREWMATFRLTRLDRDKILSRTNMVGFDAFKAAVEEGKGVVLMTGHLGNWEFCAAGFTARGIPLDAVAKSMANSEFGAALIEARERIGMGVIDVDEAPRGVLRSLRAGRVVAMLADQNAHRGGIFVPFFGKLASTARGPAVFALRTGAPMFLGIPLRDPGWKQEYTVELRRIDFQPSGSLDADVQALTAVHTAALEQAIGEAPEQYFWQHKRWKKRPEGEPLKEGEPL
- a CDS encoding glycosyltransferase family 2 protein, whose protein sequence is MIYVCIPAHNEASTIGVLLWKVRRVLGEFDRDYRIVVHDDASTDDTQAVLERYRRAVPLTVLKSDEQIGYSASVEKLLRHVVKEAPYPKRDCAVVLQGDFTEDPEDVVGLVRVLEGGADIVAGAIEEGDRPLPRAVRLVRALARALLRGVVARAPVSDPLSGLRAYRVIVLKKALRDRPVEEPLLESEGWASNVELLGRLAPHARRIAESPLGLRYDLRLRESRFRPWKTFMDLARLRGATLWSSLGTETV
- a CDS encoding DUF3108 domain-containing protein, with protein sequence MSAVVLRGRWAVLGGLALSALVLPPSLLSQDNEDARDPVATLDSLAALYPTNELAAAVPFGPGEQMRYRVEIGWFDVGEGHMTVEALDSVRGNSTYRATMEIDAGILGLRVHDIYTTFFDVSTLQSWRFLREMNQVTYHATRHYEFYPEEGIWENEDKEEGHKDRFGPLGSSLPLDDISLIYFLRQMPLEVGKTYTLSRYFKKDGNPLVIKVLRKERKKVDAGEFDCIVVQPIIQTSGMFSEGGEAEIWLSDDDRRLMVYMKSNIQGFPGALELYLKEYRPGVPLHPDSRVEAAEAREARAEADAAVGR
- a CDS encoding isoprenylcysteine carboxylmethyltransferase family protein — protein: MRRVRTKMVWLLVLPFLWFAQPTRGLLILGAALAAGGLFIRGWAAGTIRKDEDLTTSGPYAYMRNPLYVGSFLIGLGVTLAGGHWIWPALFFAFYVGVYGRTMSQETELLTQLFGDRFLSYAQNVPALLPRLTPYRPEQSDVAGGFRLAQYKRNNEWEALLGAGAAFAFLATKRMWLG
- a CDS encoding glycosyltransferase family 9 protein: MVMLSALGDAVHVLPVANALKRAWPECRITWVIQPVPHQLVDGHPAIDDFVIFHRRRGLGGLKAFLDVRRAMAGRHFDLLIGLQVYFKAGVITAMTSADVKLGFDRARARDAQWLFTNRRIPARGQRHVQDQYLEFLEYLGVDPEPLAWDIRLSEEERAAQTAFFTELDRPACAVVLGTSKLEKNWNAEGYARVLEQIESEHGLRPVIIGGPSPVERRIADEVIASTGASVVDALGDDVRKLVWILEGSALLISPDTGPLHISRALETPVVGLYGYTNPKRLGPYRAFEDLIVDGYAEYPGEQYPVTSTYREGMQRITVDAVLEKVSLAMERYVRV